One region of Anaeromyxobacter paludicola genomic DNA includes:
- a CDS encoding translation initiation factor → MAKRDKPDAPPPPFHNPFASLRDKLGPLPEAPPEPAAPAPAPAARPAPARAVVRLERKGRGGKEVTVVEKLELPAAELERWLTELKRSLGCGGAVEGSALVLQGDLRDRAAALLELRGVRKVTRS, encoded by the coding sequence ATGGCCAAGCGCGACAAGCCCGACGCCCCCCCGCCGCCGTTCCACAACCCGTTCGCCTCGCTGCGCGACAAGCTCGGTCCGCTCCCCGAAGCCCCGCCGGAGCCCGCGGCGCCGGCCCCCGCGCCCGCGGCGAGGCCGGCCCCGGCCCGCGCCGTCGTCCGGCTCGAGCGCAAGGGGCGCGGCGGCAAGGAGGTCACCGTGGTCGAGAAGCTGGAGCTCCCCGCCGCCGAGCTCGAGCGGTGGCTCACGGAGCTGAAGCGCTCGCTCGGCTGCGGCGGCGCCGTGGAGGGGAGCGCGCTCGTGCTCCAGGGCGACCTGCGCGACCGCGCGGCGGCGCTGCTCGAGCTCCGGGGCGTCCGCAAGGTCACCCGCAGCTGA
- a CDS encoding TfuA-like protein, translated as MNDLVVFLGPSLPAAEARRLAPCRVLPPARQGDLWRALALRPRAVALVDGVFESVPSVWHHEVLAALDAGVAVFGGASMGALRAAELSREGMVGVGTVFGWYRDGVVRDDAEVALIHAGPEHGFRAFSLPLVNVRHAAGLARAAGVLSRREAALLVEEATAIFYQERTWGAVLSRARPRWRPAAARRWDAWAANGIEDLKARDARETILAAAAYLREQRPLPGPPPLRGRGSARGGRGAREVGPAPSTGRGSSQEPGPALARAPRPVSSLVRRRRLREGATLPWGGEAPLSSGAVLAALEAHPDAAALAARGVERALLAALARAAGLRATPEARARAERAWLDAVGVRPRDRAAFLAASGLDDGEAARLCDDLALCEAARELSERLVADGPDRAEGLALEARLTGLWAEAAARLAERPVPGAAGRSRTTPPRRPRRAAKRPRRRAPKPAPPRSR; from the coding sequence GTGAACGATCTGGTCGTGTTCCTGGGGCCCTCCCTCCCGGCCGCCGAGGCGCGGCGGCTCGCCCCCTGCCGCGTGCTGCCGCCGGCGCGCCAGGGCGACCTCTGGCGCGCGCTCGCCCTCCGCCCGCGGGCGGTGGCGCTCGTGGACGGCGTCTTCGAGAGCGTGCCCTCGGTCTGGCACCACGAGGTACTGGCCGCGCTCGACGCCGGGGTGGCGGTGTTCGGCGGGGCGAGCATGGGGGCGCTCCGCGCGGCGGAGCTCTCTCGCGAGGGGATGGTCGGCGTCGGGACGGTGTTCGGCTGGTACCGCGACGGCGTCGTGCGGGACGACGCGGAGGTGGCCCTCATCCACGCCGGGCCGGAGCACGGCTTCCGCGCCTTCTCGCTGCCGCTCGTGAACGTCCGCCACGCGGCCGGGCTGGCGCGGGCGGCGGGCGTGCTCTCGCGCCGGGAGGCGGCGCTCCTCGTGGAGGAGGCGACCGCGATCTTCTACCAGGAGCGCACCTGGGGGGCGGTGCTCTCGCGGGCCCGGCCGAGGTGGCGGCCCGCCGCGGCCCGCCGGTGGGACGCTTGGGCGGCGAACGGGATCGAGGACCTCAAGGCGCGGGACGCGCGGGAGACGATCCTCGCCGCGGCGGCGTACCTGCGCGAGCAGCGCCCCCTCCCCGGCCCTCCCCCGCTGCGCGGGAGAGGGAGCGCCCGGGGTGGCCGCGGGGCCCGAGAGGTGGGCCCGGCGCCGAGCACCGGCCGCGGTTCCTCGCAAGAGCCCGGGCCGGCGCTGGCGCGCGCGCCGCGCCCCGTCTCCTCGCTGGTGCGCCGCCGGCGGCTCCGCGAGGGCGCCACCCTGCCCTGGGGCGGCGAGGCGCCCCTCTCCTCGGGCGCGGTGCTGGCGGCGCTCGAGGCGCACCCCGACGCCGCGGCGCTCGCGGCGCGCGGGGTCGAGCGCGCCCTGCTCGCGGCGCTGGCGCGCGCCGCGGGGCTGCGGGCCACGCCGGAGGCGCGCGCCCGCGCCGAGCGCGCCTGGCTCGACGCCGTCGGCGTCCGCCCCCGCGACCGCGCCGCCTTCCTCGCCGCCTCCGGCCTCGACGACGGCGAGGCCGCCCGCCTCTGCGACGACCTCGCGCTCTGCGAGGCGGCGCGCGAGCTCTCCGAGCGGCTCGTCGCCGACGGGCCCGACCGGGCCGAGGGGCTCGCGCTCGAGGCGCGCCTCACCGGCCTCTGGGCCGAGGCGGCGGCGCGGCTCGCGGAGCGGCCGGTGCCGGGCGCCGCCGGTCGCTCCCGGACCACGCCTCCCCGACGACCGAGGCGCGCGGCGAAGCGGCCGCGGCGCCGCGCCCCCAAGCCCGCCCCGCCCCGGAGCCGCTGA